A window of the Gossypium hirsutum isolate 1008001.06 chromosome A03, Gossypium_hirsutum_v2.1, whole genome shotgun sequence genome harbors these coding sequences:
- the LOC107886719 gene encoding glucose-6-phosphate 1-dehydrogenase, chloroplastic, translating to MAAFSATHCRSYSYSHSSSINGGQNQRFSFYSFSRLSVPAKAIRNSHQTVVLMQDGVVATKVTPVEKETPKEKLKDELLSVTSTNEWDEKAGSDSSENESTVSITVVGASGDLAKKKIFPALFALYYEDCLPKHFSIYGYARSKMTDAELRNMVSKTLTCRIDKRENCSEKMDQFLKRCFYHSGQYDSEENFAQIDKKLKKHEGGRVSNRLFYLSIPPNIFIEAVKCASSSASSGNGWTRVIVEKPFGRDSESSAVLTKSLKQYLTEDQIFRIDHYLGKELVENLSVLRFANLIFEPLWSRRYIRNVQIIFSEDFGTEGRGGYFDNYGIIRDIMQNHLLQILALFAMETPVSLDAEDIRNEKVKVLRSMRPLRLEDVVIGQYKSHSKGGVTYPSYTDDKTVPKDSLTPTFAAAALFIDNARWDGVPFLMKAGKALHNKGAEIRVQFRHVPGNLYNRNFGTDLDRATNELVIRVQPDEAIFLKINNKVPGLGMRLDRSNLNLHYAARYSKEIPDAYERLLLDAIEGERRLFIRSDELDAAWALFTPVLKELEEKKIIPESYPYGSRGPVGAHYLAARYNVRWGDLDIEQ from the exons ATGGCAGCCTTTTCCGCAACGCATTGCCGTTCATATTCATACTCTCATTCTTCATCGATAAATGGAGGACAAAATCAACGCTtttctttctattctttttcgAGATTGTCTGTTCCAGCTAAAGCTATAAGAAATTCCCATCAAACTGTTGTTCTCATGCAAGATG GTGTAGTGGCCACAAAAGTGACCCCTGTGGAAAAAGAAACACCTAAGGAGAAATTGAAAGATGAGTTGTTATCAGTTACATCTACAAACGAATGGGATGAGAAAGCAGGCTCTGATAGCAGCGAAAATGAGTCAACTGTCAGTATCACAGTGGTCGGAGCTTCTGGGGACCTTGCCAAAAAGAAGATATTTCCTGCACTTTTTGCACTTTATTATGAAGATTGTCTTCCTAAG CACTTTTCTATCTATGGTTATGCGAGGAGTAAGATGACTGATGCAGAACTAAGGAATATGGTAAGCAAGACCCTTACCTGCAGAATTGATAAAAG GGAGAACTGCAGTGAAAAAATGGACCAATTTCTTAAAAGATGTTTCTACCACTCTGGCCAGTATGATTCCGAGGAAAATTTTGCTCAGATAGACAAGAAGCTTAAGAAGCATGAG GGTGGGAGGGTTTCTAATCGCCTCTTTTATCTGTCTATCCCTCCAAATATTTTTATCGAGGCTGTCAAATGTGCCAGCTCATCAGCTTCATCTGGTAATGGCTGGACCAGGGTCATTGTTGAGAAACCTTTTGGTCGAGATTCAGAATCTTCGGCTGTGCTGACAAAATCTCTGAAGCAGTACCTAACTGAGGATCAAATATTCAG GATAGATCACTATCTAGGAAAGGAACTTGTGGAAAATCTTTCTGTTCTTCGGTTTGCCAATCTTATTTTTGAACCCTTGTGGTCAAGACGGTATATTAGAAATGTACAGATAATATTCTCTGAAGATTTTGGAACTGAAGGACGTGGAGG GTATTTTgacaattatggaataattagAGATATAATGCAGAATCATCTACTTCAAATACTTGCTCTCTTTGCTATGGAAACACCTGTAAGTTTGGATGCCGAGGATATAAGAAATGAGAAG GTTAAAGTATTGCGGTCAATGAGGCCATTGCGACTTGAAGATGTAGTTATAGGACAGTACAAGAGCCACAGTAAAGGAGGGGTTACTTACCCCTCCTACACTGATGACAAGACTGTGCCCAAAGATAGCTTGACCCCAACTTTTGCAGCTGCTGCTTTGTTCATAGACAATGCAAGATGGGATGGGGTGCCTTTTCTAATGAAAGCAGGAAAAGCATTACATAATAAGGG GGCAGAGATAAGGGTGCAGTTCAGGCACGTGCCTGGCAATTTATATAACCGAAATTTTGGGACTGATCTTGATCGTGCTACAAATGAGCTTGTCATTCGAGTGCAGCCAGATGAAGCTATTTTTTTGAAGATCAATAACAAGGTTCCTGGATTGGGTATGAGGTTGGACCGCAGCAATCTAAACCTTCATTATGCCGCTAg ATATTCAAAAGAGATCCCAGATGCATATGAGAGGCTACTGCTGGATGCGATCGAGGGTGAGAGGAGACTGTTTATCCGAAGTGACGAGCTGGATGCGGCGTGGGCACTCTTCACTCCAGTATTGAAGGAGCtggaagagaaaaaaataatacccGAAAGCTACCCTTATGGAAGCCGTGGCCCTGTCGGTGCTCATTATCTTGCAGCGAGATACAATGTTCGGTGGGGTGACCTTGATATAGAGCAGTAA
- the LOC107886716 gene encoding pentatricopeptide repeat-containing protein At1g22960, mitochondrial has product MTLCIKRASKSLATIAPLSLTCKVRFLFPFSFSLLHSLPSPSSPPEPDSSSSSSSSSSETHYKQLIFNTIDEKPWAFCNTKWVSNKFHAIIVDPHLFIKVLNLMRERPRIALRFFRWVEMQPGVKRSELVFSVMLDILVENNLLRSAYWVMERVITFHMHGIVDVLICGYLKFEVSVKLLDLLLLVCSKKLMVDHCLWIFDKMIRTGLLPDVKNCNRILTMLRDKSLVAKASQVYRMMKEFGIKPTIVTYNTMLDSFCKEGEVQQAIELLSEMRCFPNDVTYNVLINGLTKNCKLDQAEGLIREMLKLGIKVSAYTYNPLICGYFKKGLLVEALNLGEQMVNNGVVHTVATYNTFMYGLCRWGRLDDARQQFNDMLKRNMMPDVVSYNTLIYWYCRIGNIWEAFLLFDELRCRRLVPTVVTYSTLIDGLCRVGDLDLARYLKDTMITQGIFPDVYTYTILVNGSYKLGNLSAARDLFNEMLHNGLEPDRFAYTTQVVGELKHGDPARAFSMEEQMVAKELPPDLIIYNVFVHWHSKLRDFKEACNLLHKMISIGLIPDHVTYTTIIHAYLENGHLRKAREMFHEMLSKGLSPSVVTYTILIHGHAAKGFLSLAFMYFSEMQEKGVQPNVITYNAMINGLCKVRRICQAYKFFAEMEAKGILPNKYSYTILINENSDVGNWEESLRLYQEMLDREILPDSCTHNALLKQLNKDCNLNAVRQLETLILECKESCGAET; this is encoded by the coding sequence ATGACCCTTTGCATAAAAAGAGCTTCAAAATCTTTGGCCACCATCGCCCCTCTCTCTCTCACTTGCAAGGTACGCTTCctctttcctttctctttctctcttctccACAGTTTACCTTCCCCTTCCTCTCCCCCTGAACCCgactcttcttcttcctcctcctcctcctcctccgaAACCCATTACAAACAACTCATCTTTAACACCATTGATGAAAAGCCCTGGGCCTTTTGTAACACCAAGTGGGTTTCCAATAAATTCCATGCTATCATTGTTGATCCTCATTTGTTTATCAAAGTTCTTAATTTGATGAGAGAAAGACCCAGAATTGCTTTGAGGTTTTTTAGGTGGGTTGAGATGCAACCTGGTGTTAAAAGATCCGAGCTTGTGTTTTCCGTTATGCTCGATATTTTGGTTGAGAACAATTTGCTGAGATCAGCTTATTGGGTCATGGAAAGGGTCATTACGTTTCATATGCATGGTATTGTCGATGTGTTGATTTGTGGCTACCTGAAATTTGAGGTTTCAGTTAAGTTACTTGATCTTTTATTGTTGGTTTGTTCTAAGAAATTGATGGTTGATCATTGTTTGTGGATATTTGATAAAATGATCCGGACGGGGTTGTTGCCGGATGTGAAGAACTGTAATAGGATTCTTACTATGCTTAGGGATAAATCTCTTGTAGCTAAAGCAAGCCAAGTGTATAGGATGATGAAGGAATTTGGGATTAAGCCAACTATTGTTACCTATAATACCATGTTGGATTCCTTTTGCAAGGAAGGGGAAGTACAACAAGCTATTGAACTCTTATCGGAAATGCGCTGTTTTCCAAATGACGTGAcctataatgttttaattaatggtTTAACAAAGAATTGCAAATTAGATCAAGCCGAGGGACTTATTAGGGAGATGTTGAAATTGGGGATTAAAGTTTCTGCATACACATATAATCCTTTGATTTGTGGGTATTTCAAGAAAGGGTTGCTTGTTGAGGCCTTAAACCTTGGGGAACAGATGGTAAATAATGGAGTTGTTCATACGGTGGCAACATATAATACATTCATGTATGGCCTTTGCAGGTGGGGGAGATTGGATGATGCCAGACAGCAGTTTAATGATATGCTGAAGAGGAATATGATGCCAGATGTTGTTTCGTATAATACTCTAATATATTGGTATTGTAGGATAGGGAACATTTGGGAGGCTTTTCTCTTGTTTGATGAGTTAAGATGTCGACGCCTTGTTCCTACTGTTGTCACGTATAGTACTCTCATTGATGGTCTATGCAGAGTGGGGGACCTGGACCTTGCTCGGTATCTTAAGGATACCATGATCACTCAGGGTATTTTCCCTGATGTTTATACCTATACGATTTTGGTAAATGGATCCTACAAGCTGGGCAATCTATCTGCAGCAAGGGATCTTTTCAATGAGATGTTGCATAATGGTTTGGAGCCTGATCGTTTTGCATATACAACTCAAGTAGTAGGTGAATTGAAGCATGGTGATCCTGCAAGAGCATTTAGTATGGAAGAACAAATGGTAGCAAAGGAATTACCTCCTGATTTGATCATCTATAATGTTTTTGTTCATTGGCATTCTAAATTGCGTGATTTCAAAGAAGCATGTAATTTGTTGCACAAGATGATTAGCATTGGTCTTATTCCAGATCATGTAACGTACACCACCATCATTCATGCTTACCTGGAAAATGGACATCTGAGGAAAGCTAGAGAAATGTTCCACGAGATGCTGAGCAAAGGCTTATCCCCATCAGTGGTAACTTACACTATATTAATTCATGGACATGCAGCTAAGGGGTTTCTATCATTGGCATTTATGTATTTCTCAGAGATGCAGGAGAAAGGTGTTCAGCCAAATGTTATTACCTACAATGCTATGATAAATGGTCTTTGCAAAGTGAGGAGAATATGTCAAGCTTACAAGTTTTTTGCTGAGATGGAAGCAAAAGGAATACTACCTAATAAGTATAGCTACACCATTTTAATAAATGAGAACAGCGACGTGGGGAATTGGGAAGAGTCCTTGAGATTGTACCAAGAAATGCTAGATAGAGAAATTCTGCCTGATTCTTGTACACACAATGCACTCTTGAAGCAACTTAACAAGGACTGTAATTTGAATGCAGTTCGTCAGCTAGAGACTTTAATTCTAGAATGTAAAGAATCTTGCGGTGCTGAGACTTGA
- the LOC107886717 gene encoding palmitoyl-acyl carrier protein thioesterase, chloroplastic-like isoform X2: protein MAAAFSCPVFFPSTFSYNGNRYHGRIKIKINATSSTKVKTLNEIAGAGKGSSSLATSTEINHLSQEQIRQRIPTKKQLVDPYRQGLIIERGVGYRQTVVVRSYEVGPYKTATLESLLNLFQETALNHVWMSGLLSNGFGATHGMVRNNLIWVVSRMQVQVDHYPIWGEVLEIDTWVGASGKNGMRRDWLIRSQATGITYARATSTWVMMNEKTRRLSKMPEEVRDEISPWFIDKRAINEDVPEKIVKLDDNARYVNSDLKPKRSDLDMNHHVNNVKYVRWMLETIPDKFLESHQLSGIVLEYRRECGSSDRVQSLCQPDEDETLTNGVEQSLLKNMVLTPRIMEGNGYLGPLDVKSYGYTHLLQIKGDSKNEEIVRGRTRWRKTLSTLPYSS, encoded by the exons ATGGCAGCTGCTTTCTCCTGTCCAGTCTTTTTTCCCTCTACATTTTCTTATAATGGAAATCGATATCATGGCAGAATCAAGATCAAAATCAATGCCACTAGTTCTACTAAGGTAAAGACGTTGAATGAAATTGCTGGAGCTGGAAAAGGTTCCTCTTCACTTGCTACTTCCACTGAAATCAACCACTTAAGCCAAGAGCAGATTCGTCAGAGGATCCCCACGAAAAAGCAGCTAGTTGATCCTTACCGTCAAGGTCTCATCATCGAGAGGGGAGTTGGCTATAGACAGACGGTTGTGGTCCGCTCCTATGAAGTTGGCCCTTATAAAACAGCAACCCTGGAAAGCCTCCTTAATCTTTTCCAG GAAACAGCATTAAATCATGTATGGATGTCAGGACTTTTAAGCAATGGATTTGGAGCCACACATGGAATGGTGAGGAACAATCTCATATGGGTCGTCTCAAGAATGCAAGTCCAAGTGGATCACTACCCCATATG GGGCGAGGTACTGGAAATCGACACATGGGTTGGAGCATCAGGGAAGAATGGGATGAGACGAGACTGGCTAATCCGGAGCCAAGCCACAGGCATCACTTACGCGCGTGCAACTAG CACTTGGGTAATGATGAATGAAAAAACAAGGCGACTGTCAAAGATGCCGGAGGAAGTGAGAGATGAGATTTCTCCTTGGTTTATAGACAAACGAGCAATCAATGAAGATGTTCCCGAAAAGATCGTCAAGTTGGACGATAACGCAAGATATGTCAACTCTGACTTGAAG CCAAAGAGGAGTGATTTGGATATGAACCACCATGTGAACAATGTCAAGTATGTAAGATGGATGCTCGAG ACAATCCCTGACAAATTTTTGGAGTCTCATCAGCTATCTGGTATTGTACTAGAATATAGAAGGGAATGTGGGAGTTCAGATAGAGTTCAATCGCTTTGCCAACCAGATGAAGATGAAACTTTAACAAATGGAGTGGAACAAAGTCTACTTAAAAATATGGTTTTGACTCCTAGAATCATGGAAGGAAATGGATACCTAGGCCCCCTGGATGTGAAGTCATACGGATATACTCATCTCCTCCAAATCAAAGGGGATAGTAAAAATGAAGAGATAGTTCGAGGAAGGACCAGATGGAGGAAAACGCTTTCTACATTGCCATATTCCTCTTAG
- the LOC107886717 gene encoding palmitoyl-acyl carrier protein thioesterase, chloroplastic-like isoform X1, with product MAAAFSCPVFFPSTFSYNGNRYHGRIKIKINATSSTKVKTLNEIAGAGKGSSSLATSTEINHLSQEQIRQRIPTKKQLVDPYRQGLIIERGVGYRQTVVVRSYEVGPYKTATLESLLNLFQETALNHVWMSGLLSNGFGATHGMVRNNLIWVVSRMQVQVDHYPIWGEVLEIDTWVGASGKNGMRRDWLIRSQATGITYARATSTWVMMNEKTRRLSKMPEEVRDEISPWFIDKRAINEDVPEKIVKLDDNARYVNSDLKPKRSDLDMNHHVNNVKYVRWMLEVIDKALPSIYINSLKFHINLKIITTSFFLQTIPDKFLESHQLSGIVLEYRRECGSSDRVQSLCQPDEDETLTNGVEQSLLKNMVLTPRIMEGNGYLGPLDVKSYGYTHLLQIKGDSKNEEIVRGRTRWRKTLSTLPYSS from the exons ATGGCAGCTGCTTTCTCCTGTCCAGTCTTTTTTCCCTCTACATTTTCTTATAATGGAAATCGATATCATGGCAGAATCAAGATCAAAATCAATGCCACTAGTTCTACTAAGGTAAAGACGTTGAATGAAATTGCTGGAGCTGGAAAAGGTTCCTCTTCACTTGCTACTTCCACTGAAATCAACCACTTAAGCCAAGAGCAGATTCGTCAGAGGATCCCCACGAAAAAGCAGCTAGTTGATCCTTACCGTCAAGGTCTCATCATCGAGAGGGGAGTTGGCTATAGACAGACGGTTGTGGTCCGCTCCTATGAAGTTGGCCCTTATAAAACAGCAACCCTGGAAAGCCTCCTTAATCTTTTCCAG GAAACAGCATTAAATCATGTATGGATGTCAGGACTTTTAAGCAATGGATTTGGAGCCACACATGGAATGGTGAGGAACAATCTCATATGGGTCGTCTCAAGAATGCAAGTCCAAGTGGATCACTACCCCATATG GGGCGAGGTACTGGAAATCGACACATGGGTTGGAGCATCAGGGAAGAATGGGATGAGACGAGACTGGCTAATCCGGAGCCAAGCCACAGGCATCACTTACGCGCGTGCAACTAG CACTTGGGTAATGATGAATGAAAAAACAAGGCGACTGTCAAAGATGCCGGAGGAAGTGAGAGATGAGATTTCTCCTTGGTTTATAGACAAACGAGCAATCAATGAAGATGTTCCCGAAAAGATCGTCAAGTTGGACGATAACGCAAGATATGTCAACTCTGACTTGAAG CCAAAGAGGAGTGATTTGGATATGAACCACCATGTGAACAATGTCAAGTATGTAAGATGGATGCTCGAGGTGATAGACAAAGCTCTGCCATCAATCTATATTAACTCTCTCAAATTCCATATCAACCTTAAAATCATCACCACTTCTTTTTTCCTGCAGACAATCCCTGACAAATTTTTGGAGTCTCATCAGCTATCTGGTATTGTACTAGAATATAGAAGGGAATGTGGGAGTTCAGATAGAGTTCAATCGCTTTGCCAACCAGATGAAGATGAAACTTTAACAAATGGAGTGGAACAAAGTCTACTTAAAAATATGGTTTTGACTCCTAGAATCATGGAAGGAAATGGATACCTAGGCCCCCTGGATGTGAAGTCATACGGATATACTCATCTCCTCCAAATCAAAGGGGATAGTAAAAATGAAGAGATAGTTCGAGGAAGGACCAGATGGAGGAAAACGCTTTCTACATTGCCATATTCCTCTTAG
- the LOC107886718 gene encoding 4-sulfomuconolactone hydrolase, producing MALPVRSVISGSIFLGDCCHARLYSFAAPSVLYRRTQYKATATKMASANAQGRPKTIDSHLHIWASPQEAADKYPYFPGQEPTLPGHLDFLLQCMEEASVEGALIVQPINHKFDHSLVTSVLKKHPTKFVGCCLANPAENGTGVKQLEDLILKDGYRAVRFNPYLWPSGQQMTNEVGKAMFSRAGELGVPVGFMCMKGLNLHISEITELCTEFPSTAVLLDHLAFCKPPLNDEEKLAFSELLKLSRFPQVYVKFSALFRVSRMSSPYLDLVPLLAEVVSNFGANRVMWGSDFPYVVPESGYKGAKEAACLIASRASLSSSEVEWIMGKTVMQLFQGQWLP from the exons ATGGCATTGCCAGTGAGGTCAGTAATATCAGGTTCCATCTTCTTAGGTGATTGCTGCCACGCTCGACTATACTCCTTCGCTGCCCCCTCTGTCCTATACAGGAGAACACAATACAAAGCTACTGCAACAAAAATGGCGTCAGCTAATGCCCAAGGCAGACCCAAGACTATCGATTCACATTTGCACATATGGGCATCCCCGCAAGAG GCTGCTGATAAATATCCTTACTTTCCTGGCCAAGAACCTACTTTGCCTGGACACTTGGATTTCTTGCTCCAG TGTATGGAAGAAGCAAGTGTAGAAGGTGCACTCATTGTCCAGCCCATCAATCACAAGTTTGATCATTCATTGGTGACCAG TGTCCTAAAGAAACACCCCACCAAATTTGTTGGTTGCTGTCTTGCAAATCCTGCAGAAAATGGAACTGGAGTTAAGCAGCTTGAAGATCTCATTTTGAAg GATGGTTATCGAGCTGTTCGCTTTAATCCTTATCTATGGCCTTCTGGCCAACAG ATGACAAATGAAGTTGGAAAGGCAATGTTTTCTAGGGCAGGAGAGCTTGGAGTACCAGTGGGTTTCATGTGCATGAAG GGTCTCAATCTTCATATTTCAGAGATTACGGAACTATGCACAGAATTTCCTTCAACAGCAGTTTTGCTTGATCATTTGGCTTTCTGCAAACCACCATT AAATGATGAGGAAAAGCTTGCCTTCTCTGAGCTCTTAAAGCTTTCCAGATTCCCTCAG GTATATGTCAAATTCAGTGCATTGTTCAGGGTTTCAAGAATGTCATCCCCGTACCTGGATTTAGTTCCACTTCTAGCTGAAGTTGTCTCAAACTTTGGAGCAAATCGTGTCATGTGGGGAAG CGATTTCCCATATGTTGTTCCCGAAAGCGGTTATAAAGGAGCAAAAGAAGCCGCATGTCTTATTGCCAGTCGGGCATCTTTGTCATCTTCTGAGGTAGAATGGATCATGGGGAAGACAGTAATGCAACTCTTTCAAGGTCAATGGCTTCCTTAG